Proteins from a genomic interval of Pseudoruegeria sp. SHC-113:
- a CDS encoding NADPH-dependent FMN reductase: protein MPKLLLISGSLRAGSYNRKLLEEAARLFGEAEVVRADLRLPLYDGDLEDAEGIPAQVQALADQVAAADAVVISTPEYNKNLSGVLKNALDWVSRTKGGPWRGKPVAIVSATGGRAGGERAQNSLRLCLNPFRPHVLPGPEVLVGQCEEQFDAQGRLTNVRYEKALTELMSDLRALSALAKAA, encoded by the coding sequence ATGCCGAAGCTTCTGCTGATTTCGGGCTCGCTGCGGGCGGGCTCTTACAACCGTAAACTTCTGGAAGAGGCCGCGCGGCTGTTTGGCGAGGCCGAAGTGGTCCGCGCCGACCTGCGCCTGCCGCTTTATGATGGCGATCTGGAAGATGCCGAGGGCATTCCCGCCCAAGTGCAGGCACTGGCCGATCAGGTCGCAGCGGCCGATGCGGTGGTGATCTCGACGCCGGAATACAACAAGAACCTCTCCGGCGTGCTGAAGAACGCGCTGGACTGGGTGAGCCGCACCAAGGGCGGGCCGTGGCGCGGCAAGCCCGTGGCCATCGTCTCGGCCACCGGCGGGCGCGCAGGCGGCGAGCGGGCGCAGAACTCGCTGCGGCTGTGCCTCAATCCTTTCCGCCCCCATGTTCTGCCGGGGCCGGAGGTTCTGGTAGGCCAGTGCGAGGAGCAATTCGATGCGCAAGGCAGGCTGACCAACGTGCGCTATGAGAAGGCGCTCACCGAGTTGATGAGCGATCTGCGCGCTCTGAGCGCCCTGGCCAAGGCCGCTTAA
- a CDS encoding GNAT family N-acetyltransferase, translating into MSEAGLRPRRLTQPDEAACRALRDLLSEAFAGMEGRIDPPSSLHRLTLQDIAAQAAGGGVLVVGDSDHAPQACLFLTPKTDCLYVGKLAVASTARGKGYAAALLAEAAREAARLGLPGLRLQTRVELTENHSFFAHLGFTRTCATAHPGYTRATSYTYERAVS; encoded by the coding sequence GTGAGCGAGGCAGGCCTGCGCCCCCGCCGCCTCACCCAGCCGGATGAAGCGGCCTGTCGGGCGCTGCGGGATCTGCTGTCAGAGGCTTTCGCGGGAATGGAAGGGCGGATCGATCCCCCCTCCTCGCTGCACCGGCTCACCCTGCAGGACATCGCCGCGCAGGCGGCGGGGGGTGGCGTGCTTGTGGTCGGCGACAGCGATCATGCACCGCAGGCCTGCCTGTTCCTGACCCCGAAAACCGATTGCCTCTACGTGGGCAAACTCGCCGTCGCCTCTACGGCGCGCGGCAAGGGATATGCGGCGGCACTTCTGGCCGAGGCCGCGCGGGAAGCGGCGCGGCTTGGCCTGCCGGGCCTGCGCCTGCAAACCCGGGTGGAACTTACGGAAAACCACAGCTTCTTCGCCCATCTCGGCTTCACGCGCACCTGCGCCACGGCGCATCCCGGCTATACGCGTGCCACCTCCTACACCTACGAACGCGCTGTTTCCTAA
- a CDS encoding GFA family protein: MTLKGHCLCGDTRWEAEGPMLWACHCHCADCRRQCAAPVVTFLGVRSSGFRWTGATPGAYASSPGVTRHFCSRCGTPVAFQAERYAGEIHLYAAGLESPEAFTPRFHVHHAEKLPWIALDDALPRYEGFAPADAPEIGEAS; the protein is encoded by the coding sequence ATGACACTGAAAGGCCATTGCCTCTGCGGCGACACACGATGGGAAGCCGAGGGGCCGATGCTCTGGGCCTGTCATTGCCACTGCGCCGACTGCCGCCGCCAGTGCGCCGCCCCGGTTGTAACGTTCCTCGGTGTGCGCAGCTCGGGCTTTCGCTGGACAGGCGCGACGCCCGGTGCCTATGCCTCCTCCCCCGGTGTCACCCGCCATTTCTGCAGCCGCTGCGGCACGCCCGTGGCCTTTCAGGCCGAACGCTACGCAGGCGAGATCCATCTCTATGCCGCCGGGCTCGAGTCGCCCGAGGCTTTCACCCCGCGCTTCCACGTGCATCACGCCGAGAAACTGCCGTGGATCGCGCTTGACGATGCCCTGCCCAGATACGAAGGTTTCGCTCCAGCCGATGCGCCCGAGATCGGCGAGGCCTCCTAG
- a CDS encoding CbtB domain-containing protein: protein MTTLTHSAAGARSGLLPILGAAAFGIGLLFFAGFAQATVFHDAAHDTRHAIAFPCH, encoded by the coding sequence ATGACGACCCTGACCCATTCCGCCGCCGGTGCCCGCTCTGGCCTTCTGCCGATCCTTGGCGCGGCTGCCTTCGGCATTGGCCTGCTGTTCTTTGCAGGCTTCGCGCAGGCTACGGTGTTCCACGACGCCGCCCACGACACGCGCCACGCCATCGCCTTCCCCTGCCACTGA
- the cobN gene encoding cobaltochelatase subunit CobN gives MHLLAATPGAIEDGSEPVDLGQSPSDLLFISAADTELAALSAARGEMEAPPGLRLASLMHLQHAMSVDLHIDACASKCKLVVARVLGGAAYWKYGFEQYAARLREAGVPFAALPGDDKPDATLREFSTVSDEDYEALWAYLVEGGPENATRFLSYAKAMIDGGEKPAAAAPLLKAGVYWPGDGIAGLAAAQSHWTDGAPVVPIVFYRALVQGAGLNPINRLVKSLLRRGLNPLPVFVASLKDPLSAATLQSLFAEAPPSVILNATAFATGSPHQGDATAENPLASPAANEAPIFQVVLSAGTESAWESGVTGLSGRDIAMNVALPEVDGRILSRAISFKGEAFFDEATECPIATYKARGDRVEFVADLAANWAALRSTKEPERKVALVLANYPNKDGRLANGVGLDTPAATVLALKSLAQAGYRIDTPPQDADALMAQILAGPTNWLTDRATRDGGEALSLTAYRAAYDALPWAVRSRIEDRWGKPEADPYFVPKISPPEASSPATGTPPEGHFALSIFRFGNACVGVQPARGYHIDPTETYHSPDLVPPHNYLAFYFWLRHHFGAQAIVHMGKHGNLEWLPGKALSLSEDCLPEAVLGPMPHIYPFIVNDPGEGTQAKRRAQAVIVDHLTPPLTRAETYGPLKDLEALVDEYYEAAGVDPRRIAHLKREILSMTSATGLDADAGLTGEDEESDLAKLDAYLCELKEAQIRDGLHIFGQAPEGRLARDLVQALVRVPRGAGKGADASLIRALADDLALGFDPLSAEMAAPWDGPRPECLANVDSANWRSTGDTIERLELFAALLLDGDGDAPGSLSAEVLAHARETVAPMVAACGPQESAGLLTALSGRFLPPGPSGAPTRGRLDVLPTGRNFYSVDSRAVPTPTAWALGWKSANLLIERHLQEHGDWPRSLLLTAWGTANMRTGGDDIAQCLALMGVKPKWDSANRRVTGFEVLPASVLGRPRVDVTLRVSGFFRDAFPQLIALVDSAARAVMALDEPAEQNPAAARARTEGESGAFRVFGSKPGAYGAGLQAMIDERLWADKADLAEAYLQWGSYAYGKGAEGTRARSAFETRLSEAEAIVQNQDNREHDLLDSDDYYQFEGGAAAAVATLQGRDRPIYHNDHSRPERPQIRTLDEEISRVVRSRVVNPKWIDGVKRHGYKGAFEIAATVDYLFAFAATTGAVKGHHFDLVEGAFLEDEATRDFIAEHNAPALKEIAERLQEAVDRGLWQPRSNSARARIAALLP, from the coding sequence ATGCACCTGCTCGCCGCCACCCCCGGCGCCATCGAAGACGGAAGCGAACCGGTCGATCTGGGCCAGAGCCCGTCTGATCTGCTGTTCATCTCCGCCGCCGACACCGAACTCGCCGCACTCAGCGCCGCGCGCGGCGAGATGGAAGCCCCGCCGGGCCTGCGGCTTGCGAGCCTCATGCACCTGCAACACGCGATGTCGGTGGATCTGCACATCGACGCCTGTGCGTCGAAATGCAAACTCGTCGTGGCCCGCGTGCTGGGCGGCGCGGCCTATTGGAAATACGGTTTTGAGCAATACGCCGCTCGCCTGCGCGAGGCAGGCGTGCCCTTCGCCGCCCTGCCCGGCGACGACAAGCCCGACGCCACCTTGCGCGAGTTTTCGACAGTCTCGGACGAGGATTACGAAGCCCTCTGGGCTTATCTGGTGGAAGGCGGCCCAGAGAACGCCACACGGTTCCTGAGCTACGCCAAGGCGATGATCGACGGCGGCGAAAAACCCGCCGCCGCCGCGCCGCTCCTGAAGGCCGGGGTCTACTGGCCCGGCGACGGCATCGCGGGCCTCGCTGCAGCGCAAAGCCACTGGACAGACGGCGCACCCGTCGTTCCCATCGTCTTCTACCGCGCGCTCGTGCAGGGCGCGGGGCTCAACCCGATCAACCGGCTGGTGAAATCTCTGCTGCGGCGCGGGCTGAACCCCCTGCCCGTCTTCGTCGCCTCGCTGAAGGATCCGCTCTCCGCCGCCACGCTGCAAAGCCTCTTCGCCGAAGCGCCCCCTTCGGTGATCCTCAACGCCACCGCCTTCGCCACAGGCTCCCCACATCAGGGCGACGCCACAGCGGAGAACCCGCTCGCCAGCCCCGCCGCCAATGAAGCCCCGATCTTTCAGGTGGTGCTCTCCGCTGGCACCGAAAGCGCCTGGGAAAGCGGCGTCACCGGGCTTTCGGGGCGCGATATCGCGATGAACGTCGCCCTGCCAGAAGTCGACGGCCGCATCCTGTCGCGCGCGATCTCCTTCAAGGGCGAGGCCTTCTTTGACGAAGCCACCGAATGCCCCATCGCCACCTATAAGGCGCGCGGCGATCGGGTGGAGTTCGTCGCCGATCTCGCCGCCAACTGGGCCGCCCTGCGCAGCACCAAGGAACCGGAGCGCAAAGTCGCGCTGGTGCTGGCGAACTACCCCAACAAGGACGGCCGCCTCGCCAATGGCGTCGGGCTCGATACCCCCGCCGCCACCGTCCTCGCGCTGAAAAGCCTTGCGCAAGCCGGTTACCGGATCGACACCCCGCCGCAGGATGCCGACGCCCTCATGGCGCAGATCCTCGCCGGCCCCACCAACTGGCTCACCGATCGCGCCACCCGAGACGGCGGCGAGGCCTTGAGCCTCACCGCCTACCGCGCCGCCTATGATGCGCTGCCCTGGGCCGTGCGATCCCGCATCGAGGATCGCTGGGGCAAGCCTGAAGCCGATCCCTACTTTGTTCCAAAAATATCCCCGCCGGAGGCTTCCTCACCCGCCACGGGCACTCCGCCCGAGGGCCATTTCGCCCTCTCCATCTTCCGCTTCGGCAATGCCTGCGTCGGCGTGCAGCCCGCGCGCGGCTATCACATCGACCCAACGGAAACCTACCACTCCCCCGATCTCGTCCCACCGCACAACTACCTCGCCTTCTATTTCTGGCTCCGCCACCATTTCGGCGCGCAGGCGATTGTGCATATGGGCAAGCACGGCAATCTCGAATGGCTGCCGGGCAAGGCGCTGTCGCTCTCGGAAGACTGCCTGCCCGAGGCCGTGCTCGGGCCGATGCCCCACATCTACCCTTTCATCGTCAACGATCCCGGCGAGGGCACGCAGGCCAAGCGCCGCGCGCAAGCCGTGATCGTGGATCACCTCACCCCGCCCTTGACCCGCGCCGAAACCTACGGGCCGCTGAAGGACCTCGAAGCGCTGGTGGACGAATATTACGAGGCCGCCGGGGTGGACCCGCGCCGCATCGCCCATCTGAAACGCGAGATCCTGTCGATGACCTCGGCCACCGGTCTTGATGCCGATGCAGGCCTCACCGGGGAGGATGAGGAGAGCGATCTGGCCAAGCTCGACGCCTATCTCTGCGAGTTGAAGGAAGCCCAGATCCGCGACGGGCTGCACATTTTCGGCCAAGCGCCGGAGGGGCGGCTGGCGCGCGATCTGGTGCAGGCGCTGGTGCGCGTGCCGCGCGGCGCGGGCAAAGGGGCCGATGCCTCCCTGATCCGCGCACTGGCGGACGATCTGGCGCTTGGCTTTGACCCGCTGTCCGCCGAGATGGCCGCGCCGTGGGACGGCCCGCGCCCAGAATGCCTCGCCAACGTAGACAGCGCCAACTGGCGCAGCACGGGCGACACCATCGAAAGGCTTGAGCTCTTCGCCGCGCTGCTACTGGACGGTGATGGCGACGCCCCCGGCTCCTTGAGCGCCGAGGTGCTCGCCCATGCCCGCGAGACTGTCGCGCCCATGGTCGCCGCTTGCGGCCCGCAGGAAAGTGCAGGCCTGCTCACCGCGCTTTCGGGCCGCTTCCTGCCGCCCGGCCCCTCCGGCGCGCCGACGCGCGGGCGGCTTGATGTGCTGCCTACGGGGCGCAACTTCTACTCGGTCGACAGCCGTGCCGTGCCCACGCCCACGGCCTGGGCACTGGGGTGGAAATCCGCCAACCTCCTGATCGAGCGCCATCTGCAGGAGCATGGCGACTGGCCGCGCAGCCTGCTGCTCACCGCCTGGGGCACCGCCAACATGCGCACCGGCGGCGATGACATCGCCCAATGCCTTGCGCTGATGGGCGTGAAGCCAAAGTGGGACAGCGCCAACCGCCGTGTCACAGGCTTCGAGGTGCTCCCGGCCTCCGTGCTGGGCCGCCCCCGCGTGGATGTCACCCTGCGGGTTTCCGGCTTCTTCCGCGACGCCTTTCCGCAGCTCATCGCACTGGTCGACAGCGCCGCGCGGGCGGTGATGGCGCTGGACGAGCCTGCCGAGCAGAACCCGGCTGCCGCCCGCGCGCGCACCGAAGGTGAAAGCGGTGCGTTCCGCGTCTTTGGCTCCAAACCCGGAGCCTATGGCGCGGGGCTGCAGGCGATGATCGACGAGCGGCTCTGGGCCGACAAGGCCGATCTGGCCGAGGCCTACCTGCAATGGGGCAGCTACGCCTATGGCAAGGGCGCGGAAGGCACGCGGGCGCGCAGCGCCTTTGAAACGCGGCTCAGCGAAGCCGAGGCCATCGTGCAGAACCAGGACAACCGCGAGCACGATCTGCTCGACTCCGACGATTACTACCAGTTCGAAGGCGGCGCGGCGGCGGCTGTGGCCACGCTGCAGGGGCGCGACCGGCCAATCTACCACAACGATCACTCCCGCCCCGAACGCCCGCAGATCCGCACGCTGGACGAGGAAATCAGCCGCGTCGTGCGCTCCCGCGTGGTGAACCCGAAGTGGATCGATGGCGTGAAGCGCCACGGCTACAAGGGCGCCTTCGAGATCGCGGCGACGGTGGATTACCTCTTTGCCTTCGCCGCCACCACGGGCGCGGTGAAGGGCCATCATTTCGACCTCGTGGAAGGGGCCTTTCTGGAAGACGAAGCCACCCGCGATTTCATTGCAGAACACAACGCGCCTGCCCTGAAAGAGATCGCCGAACGCCTGCAGGAGGCCGTCGATCGCGGCCTCTGGCAGCCGCGCTCCAACTCCGCCCGCGCCCGGATCGCGGCGCTGCTGCCGTGA
- a CDS encoding TsoY family (seleno)protein: MRKTSALPQGPAVPPRPSETYAPQYFLASVGAGGLAVTFFMYLMFWIPHVGRPVPVFGDIQAAFLSGTPALQGMILIALFGIAGFAVLNLRALAWNLSRLKPFLSSERGKALRASNAESQLMALPLALAMSVNMLFILGLVFVPGLWGVVEYLFPLAMAGFLAIGVLAFRLLGGFLGRVLVHGGFDCSKNNSFAQILPAFGFAMIGVGMAAPAAMSQLTLTAGLSLIFSTFFLITAALIAGLAMILGLRAMMEHGAAQETAPTLMILIPLMTILAILTLRQGHGLHSLFGGHTAPADTLMSLTRFLSVQILFGLLGLMVLARQGYGARFLWGAEASPGSYALVCPGVAMSVLLQFWINKGLVASGLIAKFGLAYWALSGVAVAFQIAMIALLIGLNRKHFGAQPANPAAPA; this comes from the coding sequence ATGCGCAAGACATCTGCCCTTCCCCAAGGCCCCGCCGTGCCGCCCCGCCCCTCCGAGACATACGCACCGCAGTATTTCCTCGCCTCTGTCGGGGCCGGGGGCCTTGCGGTGACCTTCTTCATGTACCTGATGTTCTGGATCCCGCATGTGGGCCGCCCGGTACCGGTGTTTGGCGACATACAGGCGGCTTTCCTGTCGGGCACGCCTGCCCTGCAAGGCATGATTCTGATCGCGCTCTTTGGCATTGCGGGCTTTGCCGTGCTGAACCTGCGCGCGCTGGCCTGGAACCTCTCCCGGCTCAAACCCTTTCTGTCGTCCGAGCGGGGCAAGGCCCTCCGCGCGAGCAATGCCGAAAGCCAGCTGATGGCGCTGCCGCTGGCGCTGGCGATGTCGGTGAACATGCTGTTCATCCTCGGCCTCGTCTTCGTGCCCGGCCTCTGGGGCGTGGTGGAATACCTCTTCCCGCTGGCGATGGCCGGCTTTTTGGCCATTGGCGTGCTGGCCTTCCGCTTGCTGGGCGGTTTTCTGGGCCGGGTGCTGGTGCACGGCGGCTTTGACTGCAGTAAGAACAACTCCTTCGCCCAGATCCTGCCCGCCTTCGGCTTCGCCATGATCGGTGTCGGCATGGCCGCCCCGGCCGCGATGAGCCAACTGACGCTCACCGCCGGTCTGAGCCTGATCTTCTCGACCTTCTTCCTGATCACCGCCGCGCTGATCGCAGGGCTCGCGATGATCCTTGGCCTGCGCGCCATGATGGAGCACGGCGCCGCGCAGGAGACCGCCCCGACGTTGATGATCCTGATCCCGCTGATGACGATCCTTGCCATCCTCACTCTGCGGCAGGGCCACGGGCTGCACAGCCTCTTTGGCGGCCACACCGCCCCAGCCGACACGCTGATGAGCCTGACGCGGTTCCTCTCTGTCCAGATCCTCTTCGGACTGCTCGGGCTGATGGTGCTGGCGCGCCAAGGTTACGGCGCGCGCTTCCTCTGGGGGGCGGAGGCCTCGCCCGGCTCCTATGCGCTGGTCTGCCCCGGTGTGGCGATGAGCGTTCTGCTGCAGTTCTGGATCAACAAGGGGCTGGTGGCGAGCGGGCTGATCGCGAAATTCGGCCTTGCCTACTGGGCGCTCTCCGGCGTCGCCGTGGCCTTCCAGATCGCCATGATCGCGCTGCTGATCGGGCTGAACCGCAAGCACTTCGGCGCGCAGCCCGCCAACCCTGCGGCACCGGCCTAA
- a CDS encoding GNAT family N-acetyltransferase, with protein sequence MTLSPIRTATRHDLPAIERVFSAAYSEYEFVIKGLPDMAAGVAEAVAAHEVWVVENDHAIVGCLILKEFEDSLQVVNVATTPEVRGQGLGGMMMRFAEAEGALRGVDCLRLATHVDMPGNVEMYRHLGWEETGRDGMRVFMEKVL encoded by the coding sequence ATGACACTTTCGCCCATTCGCACCGCCACCCGGCATGATCTTCCCGCCATCGAGCGGGTCTTCTCCGCGGCCTACTCGGAGTATGAGTTTGTTATCAAGGGCTTGCCGGATATGGCGGCGGGCGTGGCCGAAGCTGTCGCCGCCCATGAGGTCTGGGTGGTGGAGAATGATCACGCCATCGTCGGCTGCCTGATCCTGAAGGAATTCGAGGACTCGCTGCAGGTGGTGAATGTGGCCACCACGCCGGAAGTGCGCGGGCAGGGGCTGGGCGGCATGATGATGCGCTTTGCCGAGGCCGAAGGGGCTCTGCGGGGCGTGGATTGCCTGCGGCTGGCGACTCATGTGGATATGCCCGGCAACGTAGAGATGTACCGCCACCTCGGCTGGGAAGAGACCGGCCGCGACGGGATGCGTGTCTTCATGGAGAAGGTGCTTTAA
- the cobO gene encoding cob(I)yrinic acid a,c-diamide adenosyltransferase has translation MSEQSPEDLERHAMKMAKKKAARDKIMATKTDKKGLIIIHTGKGKGKSSAAFGMIFRCIAHGMPCAVVQFIKGGMECGERNLITERFADLCEFHTMGEGFTWETQDKSRDIEMAKAAWEKAKELIRDPKNTMVLLDEINIALRYDYIDVNDVVAFLRDEKPEMTHVVLTGRNAKDELIEVADLVTEMELVKHPFRSGIKAQIGVEY, from the coding sequence ATGTCGGAACAGAGCCCGGAAGATCTGGAACGCCACGCGATGAAGATGGCCAAGAAGAAGGCCGCTCGCGACAAGATCATGGCCACGAAGACGGATAAGAAGGGCCTGATCATCATCCACACCGGCAAGGGCAAGGGCAAAAGCTCCGCTGCCTTCGGGATGATCTTCCGCTGCATCGCCCATGGCATGCCATGCGCCGTGGTGCAGTTCATCAAGGGCGGCATGGAGTGCGGCGAGCGCAACCTGATCACCGAGCGCTTTGCCGATCTTTGCGAATTCCACACGATGGGCGAGGGCTTCACCTGGGAAACCCAGGACAAGAGCCGCGACATCGAGATGGCGAAAGCGGCCTGGGAAAAGGCCAAGGAGCTGATCCGCGACCCCAAGAACACGATGGTGCTGCTGGACGAGATCAACATCGCCCTGCGCTACGATTACATCGACGTGAACGACGTTGTCGCCTTCCTGCGCGATGAGAAACCCGAGATGACCCATGTCGTGCTCACCGGGCGCAACGCCAAGGACGAGCTGATCGAGGTTGCCGATCTGGTAACGGAAATGGAACTGGTGAAACATCCGTTCCGCTCCGGGATCAAAGCGCAGATCGGTGTGGAGTACTGA
- the cobW gene encoding cobalamin biosynthesis protein CobW, which yields MPAKIPATVVTGFLGAGKTTLIRHMLQNANGKRIALIINEFGDLGVDGDILKGCGDETCTEEDVMELSNGCICCTVADDFIPTMEKLLARENAPDHIVIETSGLALPQPLVRAFNWPEISTRVTVDGVVTVVDGKAVTEGRFAHNVAAVDAQRKLDENLDHETPLSELFEDQVACADMIVVNKSDLLTPEEAEALATRLRGESRKGVQVVKSTMGALPVEVLLGQNIGAENDLAARHEVHHHHHHDDDHDHDDHDHHHHDHDHDDFESFVVTLPEISDAKAFAAQVAEVIRAHDILRLKGFAAVSGKPMRLTLQAVGPRVDTYFDRPIAADEPREARLVVIGQAGLDRAAIEAALQA from the coding sequence ATGCCCGCAAAGATCCCTGCCACCGTCGTTACCGGCTTCCTCGGCGCCGGGAAAACCACCCTCATCCGCCACATGCTGCAGAACGCCAACGGCAAGCGCATCGCGCTGATCATCAACGAGTTCGGCGATCTCGGCGTGGATGGCGACATCCTGAAAGGCTGCGGCGACGAGACGTGCACCGAAGAGGACGTGATGGAGCTCTCCAACGGCTGCATCTGCTGCACCGTGGCTGATGATTTCATCCCGACGATGGAAAAGCTGCTCGCCCGTGAGAACGCCCCCGATCACATCGTGATCGAAACCTCCGGCCTTGCCCTGCCCCAGCCCTTGGTGCGCGCCTTCAACTGGCCCGAGATCTCCACCCGCGTCACCGTGGATGGCGTGGTGACAGTGGTGGACGGCAAGGCTGTGACGGAAGGGCGTTTTGCCCATAACGTCGCTGCCGTGGATGCCCAGCGCAAACTGGACGAAAACCTCGATCACGAAACGCCGCTCTCCGAGCTGTTCGAGGATCAGGTCGCCTGCGCCGACATGATCGTGGTCAACAAATCCGATCTGCTCACCCCGGAAGAGGCCGAGGCGCTGGCCACCCGCCTGCGTGGCGAAAGCCGCAAAGGGGTACAGGTCGTGAAATCCACCATGGGCGCGCTCCCCGTCGAAGTGCTGCTGGGCCAGAACATCGGCGCGGAAAACGATCTGGCCGCGCGCCACGAGGTGCATCACCATCACCACCACGACGATGATCACGACCACGACGATCACGACCATCATCACCACGATCACGATCACGACGATTTCGAAAGCTTCGTCGTCACCCTCCCAGAAATCAGCGATGCCAAGGCCTTCGCCGCACAGGTGGCCGAGGTGATCCGCGCCCATGACATCCTGCGCCTGAAGGGCTTCGCCGCCGTGTCCGGCAAGCCGATGCGCCTCACGCTGCAGGCGGTTGGCCCGCGGGTGGACACCTATTTCGACCGCCCCATCGCCGCCGATGAGCCCCGCGAGGCGCGGCTCGTGGTGATCGGTCAGGCCGGGCTCGACCGCGCCGCCATCGAAGCGGCCCTGCAGGCCTGA
- a CDS encoding CbtA family protein yields the protein MFQKILTSALFAGVAAGLIAALLQFWLVTPVLLEGEEYETGAKSHYAGVLVINEAEGHGSAPTENAEGHAAEEEAEENALARHGMTAAVNMITYTGFGLILVAGFALAAQFGVAVSAKSGLVWGLAGFIAVQLAPAAGLYPELPGTPAADVVLRQYWWITTVVATVVGLAFIAFGTGLWLPLAGFALILAPHVIGAPHLDGYAGVAPPELAALFVARTLAVGCMAWALLGFVAGHFWSQSRSA from the coding sequence ATGTTTCAGAAAATCCTGACCAGCGCGTTGTTCGCTGGTGTTGCAGCAGGGCTGATCGCCGCCTTGCTGCAATTTTGGCTTGTGACCCCGGTGCTCCTCGAAGGCGAGGAGTATGAAACCGGTGCGAAATCCCACTACGCCGGGGTGCTCGTGATCAACGAGGCCGAAGGCCATGGTTCTGCACCCACGGAAAACGCAGAAGGCCATGCCGCGGAAGAGGAGGCGGAAGAAAACGCGCTCGCCCGCCACGGGATGACGGCCGCCGTTAACATGATCACCTACACGGGCTTTGGCCTGATACTGGTGGCAGGCTTCGCCCTCGCGGCGCAGTTCGGCGTGGCTGTTTCGGCCAAGAGCGGCCTCGTCTGGGGGCTTGCCGGTTTCATTGCCGTGCAACTCGCCCCGGCGGCAGGGCTCTACCCGGAGCTTCCCGGCACCCCCGCCGCCGACGTCGTGCTGCGGCAATACTGGTGGATCACCACGGTGGTTGCCACGGTCGTTGGGCTGGCCTTCATCGCCTTCGGCACCGGGCTCTGGCTGCCGCTCGCCGGGTTCGCGCTGATCCTCGCGCCCCACGTCATCGGGGCACCGCATCTGGACGGCTACGCCGGTGTCGCCCCGCCCGAACTCGCAGCCCTTTTCGTCGCACGCACGCTTGCCGTGGGCTGCATGGCCTGGGCCCTGCTTGGCTTCGTTGCCGGGCATTTCTGGAGCCAGAGCCGCTCCGCCTGA
- a CDS encoding GNAT family N-acetyltransferase → MTLTIAAESPLTPDAAALIEGSEAALREVYSEDECFTFTAAELAAPGITFLVARTAGGTPAGCVALCECDGYGEVKRLYVTPQGRGRGTARALMADLEARASALGLPSVKLETGEKLAAAVALYSDLGYTVRGPFGAYEEHPASLFMEKPLRSSD, encoded by the coding sequence ATGACGCTCACCATCGCCGCCGAAAGCCCCCTCACCCCGGACGCCGCCGCCCTCATCGAAGGCTCCGAGGCCGCCCTGCGCGAGGTCTACTCGGAAGATGAATGCTTCACCTTCACCGCCGCCGAGCTGGCCGCGCCGGGGATCACCTTCCTTGTCGCCCGCACCGCGGGAGGCACCCCGGCGGGCTGCGTCGCGCTCTGTGAATGCGACGGCTACGGCGAAGTGAAACGCCTCTACGTCACGCCACAGGGGCGCGGGCGCGGCACCGCGCGCGCCCTGATGGCCGATCTCGAAGCCCGCGCCAGCGCCCTCGGCCTGCCTTCCGTCAAGCTGGAAACCGGAGAGAAACTCGCTGCCGCCGTCGCCCTCTACAGCGATCTGGGCTATACGGTCCGCGGCCCCTTCGGTGCCTATGAGGAACACCCCGCCAGCCTCTTCATGGAAAAACCGCTCCGCTCTTCTGACTGA
- a CDS encoding VOC family protein, protein MPSVSSLDHLVLTVADLDAAVAFYSEVLGMEARSFTPEGGEPRTALHFGLQKLNLHVAGKEFEPKAQTPQPGSADLCFLSANSLKNWQVHLANHGVKVEEGPVRRTGATGPIDSLYVRDPDGNLVEIATRA, encoded by the coding sequence ATGCCGAGCGTGTCGTCTCTGGACCATCTGGTCCTGACGGTGGCCGATCTCGACGCCGCCGTAGCATTTTATTCAGAGGTGCTGGGCATGGAGGCCCGCAGCTTCACGCCCGAAGGGGGCGAGCCGCGCACCGCATTGCATTTCGGGTTGCAGAAGCTGAACCTGCACGTGGCAGGCAAGGAGTTCGAGCCCAAGGCGCAAACGCCCCAGCCGGGCTCTGCCGATCTTTGCTTTCTCTCGGCCAACAGCCTGAAGAACTGGCAGGTGCATCTGGCAAACCACGGCGTGAAAGTGGAGGAAGGTCCCGTGCGCCGCACAGGCGCGACAGGGCCGATCGATTCTCTTTACGTGCGCGATCCGGACGGCAACCTCGTGGAGATCGCCACCCGCGCTTAA